DNA from Bradyrhizobium japonicum USDA 6:
TCACGGCCAGCCGCTTGCCGATCTGTGCGAGGCTACCGGAGTGCTTGTAACGGAATGCACCTTTGTTCTCGCCACGCAGGCGCGCCTTGATGGTCTCGGCGACGTGCCGGCCCTGCTGCTTGGCGGCCGGCGCGATGCCGGGCACCGGCTTGCCCTCCCAGGCGTTGATCAAGACGGTGTCGCCGATCGCAAAGATCTCGGGATGACCGGGTATCGTCAGGTCGTCTTCGACCTCCACGCGCCCGGCGCGATCGCTTGGTGCGCCCAGCCATTCGGCGGCGGGCGAAGCGCGCACGCCGGCGGCCCAGATCCGCGTCTTTGCTTCGAGCAGCTTGCCGCCGAACACGACGCCCTCACGGTTGATCTCGGTGACGACCTGGCCCAGCACGACCTCGACGCCGATCTTTTCCAGCGAGGCCTGCGCATAGGCCGAGAGATCATCGGGGAAGCCCGCGAGCACGCGCGGTCCGGCCTCGATCAGCACCACGCGTGCCTTGTGGGTGTCGATGTTGCGGAAGTCGGCGGGGAGCGTGTGGTGCGCCATTTCGGCGATGGTGCCGGCGAGCTCGACGCCGGTCGGGCCGGCGCCGACGATGACGAAGGTCAGCCGCGCCGCGCGTTTGGCCGGATCGGTTTCGCGCTCGGCGCGCTCGAATGCCACCAGGATGTGACGGCGCAGCGTGGTCGCGTCTTCCAGCGTCTTCAGGCCGGGGGCGAACTGCTCCCACTCGTCATGGCCGAAATAGGCATGGCGCGCCCCGGTGGCGAGCACCAGCGTGTCGTAGGGCACCTCGCTGCCGTCGTCGATCAGCACGCAGCGCCGGTCGGCATCGACGCCGCTCACCGTCGCAAACAGGGTCGTCACCTCGCGCCGGTCGCGCATCAGGTGCCGGACCGGCCAGGCGATTTCGCTGGTCGCGAGCGAGGCGGTCGCGACCTGGTAGAGCAGCGGCTGGAACAGATGATGGTTGCGGCGGTCGATCAGCGTGATCTCGACCGGCGCACCCGCAAGCCGGTAGGTCGTCTCCAGCCCGCCGAAGCCGGCTCCGACGATGACGACGCGGTGGGGATTTGCGGCCATGATGACACCCTCGAATCTCGCTGCTGCTCTCCTTCATGTAAGTGCGCTTTGGGCGCCGTAGTCCAATAGCCGTCATCAATCGCGGCATAGGTTGGGCGTATCGATATGCCCTGTGAAAAAGCGCCGCAGCCTTGGACCGGTCTTGGCCGAAGTGAGTAGAATTATATTTCTTGCCATCCTCGATTGGGGCGAAATATGGTGCAGGGGCGGGCGCTGAGCCATTGGCGGCGCGATAGATTTTGCGTTCAATAGAGACAGACCCGGGGGCGGCGATCACCCCGTTTCCGGGATCAATAATAAGGAGGGGAGTGGTTATGAGGACGGCATTCTGGCTGGCGGGCGCAGCGGCGCTGGTGCTGGCAAATCAGGCTTTCGCCGGCGACACCATCAAGATCGGCTTCGTTTCGACCTTCAGCGGCCCGACCGCCGTGATCGGCAACGACATGCGCAATTCCTTCGAGCTCGCGCTCGACCACATCGGCCGCAAGATGGACGGCAAGCCGGTCGAGGTGATCTACGAGGACGACGGGCAGAAGCCCGATGTCGGCAAGCAGAAGACCGAGAAGCTGGTGCAGTCCGACAAGGTCGATTTCATCGTCGGCTATATCTGGTCGAACGTGCTCTTGGCCTCGCTCAAGACCGCGGTGGATTCGAAGACCTTCCTGATCTCGGCCAATGCCGGTCCGTCGCAGCTCGCCGGCGAACTGTGCTCGCCTTACGTGTTCTCGACCTCCTGGCAGAACGACCAGACGCCCGCCGCCATGGGCCTCTACATGAACCAGAAGGGCGTCAAGAGCGTGTTCCTGATCGGGCCGAACTACGCGGCCGGCAAGGACATGCTCGCGGGCCTGAAGAGCACGTTCAAGGGTGAGGTCAAGGGCGAGGAATACACGGTCTGGCCGAGCCAACTCGACTTCTCCGCCGAGCTCTCCAAGGCGCGCGCCTCGGGCGCCGAGTCGATCTTCGTGTTCTATCCCGGTGCGGCCGGCGTGCAGTTCCTCAATCAATATGCGCAGGCCGGCCTGAAGAGCACGATGCCGCTCTACACCGCCTTCACCGTCGACGAGCTGTCGCTGCCGCTCCAGAAGGAGAACGCGCTCGGCGTGCCCGGCGCGCAGGAATGGGTCAACGACCTCCCGAACGAGCAGAACAAGCGCTTCGTCGCCGACTACCGCAAGAAGTACCCCAATCTGCGCCCGACCTATTACGGCGCGCAGGCCTATGACGCGGCCCAGCTCATCAACAGCGCGGTGGTCGCTGTGAAGGGCGACACCAGCAAGAAGGACGCGATGAAGGCCGAGATGGAGAAGGCCAACTTCAAGTCGCTGCGCGGCCCGTTCAAATACGGCAAGAACCACATCCCGGTGCAGAGCTTCTATCTCCAGGATGTGGTCAAGGACGGCGAAGGCCAGCTCTCGCTGAAGACCGTCGCGACCATCGTTGAGAACGACCAGGACCGCTTCCACGACAAGTGCGCGATGAAGTGAGGTCTCTTCTCCCCCTCTCCCCGCTCTCGGGGAGAGGGGAATCTCTCGTGTCCCATGCGCCGATGTGCTGCGACAGATTCATGACGGCATTCATTCGACCCGCGCCCGCGCAAGGTCGCGCGCCGGTCTGATTTTAGACTCAAATCCGCCCACGACTCATTCGAACCTGGCTGGATAAGGTCGGGGGCATGTCCTCGGGGGACTTGCCGATGAGTGATAAATATTTGCCGCCGCACAGCAAGACGCGGAAAATCAATTCAACTGCGGACGACGTTATGTCCGACGATGCGCTCGAACGTCTGTCGCCACAGCTCCTGGAAGAATTCAACGACGATGAATCGCCGTCGAACGAAGTGATGCGATTGCTCGAGGAGAATGCGCGGCTTCGAGCGCTCGCGGTCGAGCTCTCGAACCTGCTCGGCGATCTGCCGAGCGGCGAGTGGGATGCTGCGTTGGCGTCTCCAGACGCGATCCGTTCTATTCGCCGAAAGATTGCGACATAGCCGTTGCAGCGAGAGGAGGCGCGACCTCCGCCGTACCGGCTTCACACCCGCGGCATGCTCGCGGGTCGTACCTCGCGGGCCTGCGCCGCGAGCCTGATGCCGGCATTGGCCGCGCCAAATCCCTGATAATCCCGTCGCTCCACGATCTCGAAGAAGAAGCGCTCGTCGAAAATGTGCGTGTAGACCTGGAAGAACTCGCCGTCGCCTTCGCGGTCGTAGAGGATGTGGTTGGCGCGCAGCTGCGCCATCAGGTCGGGCGCGAGGTCATATTTGGCTTCGATGTCGTCGTAGTAGTTATCGGGGATATCCAGGAAATCCGCGCCACGCTTGCGCATCGCGGCGACCGTCGCAAAAATGTCCCGGCAGGAGAACGCGACGTGCTGCACGCCCGAGCCGAAGAACTCCGAGATGAAGCGCGCCGGCAGGGTGCGGTTGGCGGATGAGCCGTTGAGCACGAAGCGCAGGCTCTGGTCGGCGTTGATGACCGCCTGACTCTGCACGAGGCCACGCGGGTCGGCGATCTCCATCTGCGGCAGCCGCTTCAGGTCGAGGATGCCGGTGTAGAACAGCAGCCAGGACAGCATCTCGTCATAGGGCATCGACTGCGCGATGTGATCGACGGCGAGCAGGGCGTCTGCGTTCGTGTCACTTGCGACCGGCTCGAAATCGGTGTCCCAGTTCTTGCCGGCCTGATCGAGGAAGTAGAGCAGGCTGCCGCCGACGCCATGGATCGCGGGAATCTCCAGCTCGCCGGGCCCGACCGGCTGGTAGAAGGTGCGCGCCTTCAGCGCTTCGGCGCGCTGCATGGCAAGACCGGCATTGTCGACGTCGAGCGCAATCGCGCAGACGCCGGGGCCGTGCGTGACATAGTGCGAATGCGCAAAGCCGTCGGTCTCGCAATTGATCACGAGCTCGACCTTGCCCTGCGACCAGCGCTCCACGGCCTTGCTGCGATGCTTGCCGGTCTTGCGGAAGCCGAGCTGCGCGAGCAGGCGCGCGAGATCGCCGGCCTTGGTCTCGTTGACGGCAAACTCGATGAAGCCGGTGCCATGGCTCCTGGCCTTCGGTGCCAGCGGCTTGCCGGCAAGTTTCGGCCAATCCGGCGCGAGCTGGTCCTCCAGCAGAATCAGCGAACGCAGGCCGTCGACCGCGGTCTGCGCGGACGAGCCGGCGCGGAACTGGTCGTTGAAGATTTCGAGCGACAGCGGCCCGGCATAGCCGGTCGCTGCGATGGCCTGCATGAATTCGCCGACCGGCAGATCGCCCTGGCCGGGGAAGGAGCGGAAGTGCCGGCTCCACGAGAGAATGTCGAGCTCGAGCTTCGGCGCGTCGGCGAGCTGCACCAGAAAGATCTTGTCGCCGGGGATCGAGGCCATGGCGCGAACCGGAAAGCCGGGCGCGAGCGCGTGAAAACTGTCGAGGATGACGCCGATCGCGGGATGATCGGCGCGGCGCACGATCTCCCAGGCGTCGCGGTAGTCGTTGACATGGCGGCCCCAGGCCAGCGCCTCATAGCCGACGCGCAAGCCGCGCTTGGCCGCGCGCTCGCCGAGCTCGC
Protein-coding regions in this window:
- a CDS encoding NAD(P)/FAD-dependent oxidoreductase, which gives rise to MAANPHRVVIVGAGFGGLETTYRLAGAPVEITLIDRRNHHLFQPLLYQVATASLATSEIAWPVRHLMRDRREVTTLFATVSGVDADRRCVLIDDGSEVPYDTLVLATGARHAYFGHDEWEQFAPGLKTLEDATTLRRHILVAFERAERETDPAKRAARLTFVIVGAGPTGVELAGTIAEMAHHTLPADFRNIDTHKARVVLIEAGPRVLAGFPDDLSAYAQASLEKIGVEVVLGQVVTEINREGVVFGGKLLEAKTRIWAAGVRASPAAEWLGAPSDRAGRVEVEDDLTIPGHPEIFAIGDTVLINAWEGKPVPGIAPAAKQQGRHVAETIKARLRGENKGAFRYKHSGSLAQIGKRLAVIDFGKVKLRGTIAWWIWGIAHIYFLIGLRHRLSVALSWLWIYARDQRAARLITQGSSKVA
- a CDS encoding ABC transporter substrate-binding protein gives rise to the protein MRTAFWLAGAAALVLANQAFAGDTIKIGFVSTFSGPTAVIGNDMRNSFELALDHIGRKMDGKPVEVIYEDDGQKPDVGKQKTEKLVQSDKVDFIVGYIWSNVLLASLKTAVDSKTFLISANAGPSQLAGELCSPYVFSTSWQNDQTPAAMGLYMNQKGVKSVFLIGPNYAAGKDMLAGLKSTFKGEVKGEEYTVWPSQLDFSAELSKARASGAESIFVFYPGAAGVQFLNQYAQAGLKSTMPLYTAFTVDELSLPLQKENALGVPGAQEWVNDLPNEQNKRFVADYRKKYPNLRPTYYGAQAYDAAQLINSAVVAVKGDTSKKDAMKAEMEKANFKSLRGPFKYGKNHIPVQSFYLQDVVKDGEGQLSLKTVATIVENDQDRFHDKCAMK
- a CDS encoding bifunctional sugar phosphate isomerase/epimerase/4-hydroxyphenylpyruvate dioxygenase family protein; amino-acid sequence: MNKRSIATVSLSGSLDEKLRAIASAGFDSVEIFENDLLSFGASPREVAQLCKDLNLEICAFQPFRDFEGMPEPQRTRNFARAERKFDLMQELGTDLLLICSNVSPASLGGIDRAADDFRELGERAAKRGLRVGYEALAWGRHVNDYRDAWEIVRRADHPAIGVILDSFHALAPGFPVRAMASIPGDKIFLVQLADAPKLELDILSWSRHFRSFPGQGDLPVGEFMQAIAATGYAGPLSLEIFNDQFRAGSSAQTAVDGLRSLILLEDQLAPDWPKLAGKPLAPKARSHGTGFIEFAVNETKAGDLARLLAQLGFRKTGKHRSKAVERWSQGKVELVINCETDGFAHSHYVTHGPGVCAIALDVDNAGLAMQRAEALKARTFYQPVGPGELEIPAIHGVGGSLLYFLDQAGKNWDTDFEPVASDTNADALLAVDHIAQSMPYDEMLSWLLFYTGILDLKRLPQMEIADPRGLVQSQAVINADQSLRFVLNGSSANRTLPARFISEFFGSGVQHVAFSCRDIFATVAAMRKRGADFLDIPDNYYDDIEAKYDLAPDLMAQLRANHILYDREGDGEFFQVYTHIFDERFFFEIVERRDYQGFGAANAGIRLAAQAREVRPASMPRV